The following DNA comes from Ignavibacteriales bacterium.
GTGGCGATGGACGGTACCGATCGTCACCTTCTTCCTCCTTTCAAGCCTACTTTCGAGGTACGGCCGATCTCAGAAAACGATGTTCGACGAGGTGTTTGAGAAATCAAGCACGCGTGACTGGGGACAGGTCTTGGCCAATGGAGGCGTCGCCGGTCTGATCGCGGTTCTTTCCGGATTGTTTCCCCTCTACGATTTCTATCCTCTCTATCTTGGATCGCTTGCCGCAGTTACCGCTGACACATGGAGTACGGAGATCGGAGTGTTGGGGAAGGGAAGAACCTATTCCGTGGTTTCGTTCAGGCCCGTAGAGCCCGGGACGAGCGGTGGAGTTTCAGAGTATGGATCGATGGGAGGAGCCGTGGGTGCAGCTGTGGTGGCACTCTCAGGATATCCCTGGTACACGGAGCTTCGGACGACGCTCGTTGTCGTGACGGCAGGCATCGCAGGCAGTCTTGCCGACAGTCTGCTCGGAGCGACGGTGCAGGCTCAGTTCAAGTGTGTTGTGTGCGAAAAAACTACGGAGCGAAAAATCCACTGCGGCAAAACCACGAAGCTTGCCCGCGGAATCCCGTGGTTTGGTAACGATGTTGTGAACGGTCTGTGCGCGCTGGCAGGAGCGCTCGTCGTGTGGGGGCTTCTGTTGCTCCGGTTGTAGGTCGAAATGCCATTTCGACCACATTGAACCGGTGAACATCCAATGGCGAACAACGAATAACGAATCATGAAGTATGGTGCACTTATCTCACTCTCCACAACAAATCTGCAACGGTATCCTGCTTTCCTTCGAACTTGAATCTGAACAGTTTTGCCTGGTCGAAGTGATCGAGGCAGGACTTCACGCTGGCGTTGTCCCCATTCGTGGGGAAGAGCGAAGCGTTTCTTCAGTTCTTCTTCGCGTGCGCCAGGGGTCATTGCCATTGCCCTTCTCCTTCACGTTTCTAGAAGCTGCCACAAAAATCCTCACGCCCGCCTGCCTCTGGAATTGCCCGAGGCGGGCAGGCAAAGGCGCCAGGCTGCAAGAAAACCGTTGGGAAATCAAACCATCATTACCTGCTTTGCGTTCGTTGTTTACACCGACGCTCGTTGTCGGGGCGGCTTTGTGTGAAAGTTCTCGAAGGGGCCTCTAGCCTTTCTGGAAAATGAAAATGTATTCGTGCTTGAAAAGGTAGAACCCGCCGGCCAGGGCACGGAACCTCCAGAGCTCCTTCTGACTCCTCTTGCCCATGGTCTCCTCGAAGTTCTTGACTACGATGCTCTTGAGTTTGTAATTTCTTTTCAAGACTTCGTTCATCACCATGAAGCCGAGCGGCTTCCATTCCCCCTTCTCATATTTGTCGCCGATGACGACTGCGAGCATGCGGCCATCGTCCAGAGCCGGCGTAACATTGTCGACGACTGCTCCAAATTGCTCCGCGAAATCTTCCGGCGTCCGGGTATTCGAAAGATCACGGCGGCTCTTGCTGAACTGAATAATGTTGTGGTAGGGTGGATGGAGGATGACCAGCTGGACAGATTGTGTTTCATACTTCCGCAGAACCTGCTTGATATTGATAGTCCTGCTATCGCCGACCTCCAGTCCAACGATTGTTCCGGTGCTTTCGGCGTGATTTCCTTTCAGCGTTTGTCCGACCTTCTTCGCCACGGACGACTGGAGTTCAATGCCGATGCAATTCCGTTTCAGTCGCTGCGCTTCCAGCAGGGTCGTCCCGCTCCCTGCGAACGCATCAAGGACCCAATCTCCCGATTTCGTGTATCTCATCATCAACTGATGCGGTATCTGCGGAATGAAATTTCCCCAGTACCAGGACGAGTGACCGCCGGTTCCATCCCGGCGGTCGAGGAGCCAGAGACTGTCCGTCAGGATCGTCTTGTATTCCTTCCAGCGATTGAGGTTGATGTCGTTGATCTTGCGGGTCTTGACCTTGATGAGGGAGCGTTTCAATCTGTCAAGGTAGTACCGGGCCCTCGGGAGGGTTTTTGTGCGTTCGATCTGATCGAGTTGAGAAAGGAAATGGTCCCGGGGAATGCTTGCCAGGGGAGATTCGTCGTTGGAAGACCCAAGCGTGAGGATCGTGTTCGAGTCTGACGAGAGGCGCTCTTTCAGCGACCTGATACCCGAATGAACAGTTCGAATTCTCCCCACTTCGAGCAGACGGTCAATTGCCTCGAGAATGTCCACATCGTTGCCGGAAGTGAATGAGGCCATGGGATTGCCGGAAAGAGAAATGCTCTCTGTTCTGACCAAGATACAGATTTCCCGGTTCATTGCAAAGACGCGGCGTCGGGGTGCGGCATGGGGGAGTTTCTCCTTGATTTTGGGACGAAAAGAATTAGCTTTACTCGCACCCAGCCAACCCGATCCCATTTCTTATCCATTGACCGGTCATGCTCAATTACATTTGGATTTCGCTCATTGCTATCGGAATTCTTGTTGCAGTGGGAAACGACATCCGCGACGAGGTCCAGAACACCTACCGCAACGGCCTTCCTTTGGAAGCGTCCGTCGTGATTCATAAATCACCCACCTCGCTCAGGCAAACATGGGAGGGTGAACTTCTGCTCACGGCCGAGGCATATAACGACTTCTATGGAGCCAAATCGACCGCATCCGATGTCCGTCAGCCGGTCGTCATCAGTATAGTCTCGGGAATGGAATCTCAAATCGCTCTCCCCATTGTTCCGGCGACACCTGATCGTTGGAGGGAAATGGCGAAGTCCGCTGCAAACAGGGAGAGATTAACCGGAGTGGTGCGAACAATGACGATCGCGCCGGACCAGCAGACGGCCAGGGTCCAGGTCGTTATCGAGCCCGTCCGCTTCGTGAAGATGAAAGCAGTCACGCAGGCGGCGCTCGACTACGCTTCGACGGCTGTCACTATTGCACTGGGCCTGATCGGGGTCATGGCACTCTGGCTTGGCGTGATGAAAGTTGCCGAAGAGGCGGGCCTTCTCCGGATTGTCACAAGGATGCTGACCCCGATTACCAGGAGATTGTTCCCGGATATTCCGACGGATCATCCGGCAATCGGGGCGATGATCATGAATATTGCCGCAAACATGCTCGGTCTCAGCAACGCAGCGACACCGCTGGGGCTGAAGGCGATGGAGGAACTGAACAAACTCAATCCGAAGACCGGGACCGCCACGAACTCCATGATCACATTCCTCACGATCAATACCGGCGGTCTTATCCTGATTCCTGCGACTGCCATAGCGGTACGCGCGTCGGCTGGTTCGGCAAATCCTGGAATTATCATCGGCACCTCAATCTTCGGAGCCGCGTGCGCAACAGCGGCCGGTGTGATCGCGGCAAAACTCCTCCAGAGGCTTCCTAGGTATCGGAAAGATTTTGAAGCAGAGCCGGGAAAGGGGGTGTCCCATGGGTGATCTCTTCCGTGCAATCATCAACGTGGTCTCCATCCTGGCCATCCCGCTTCTTCTTCTCATTTTCCTCGGGTACGGCATCTTGAAGAAGGTCCGCGTGTACGAGGTCTTCGTGGAGGGAGCAAAAGAAGGGTTCACGACTGCCATCCGCATTATTCCATATCTCGTCGCGATGTTGTTCGCGATCGGCATCTTCCGTGCGAGCGGAGCTCTGGAATTGCTCACAGCTCTACTTGCGCCTGCAACGAATCTCATCGGCATGCCTCCGGAGACTCTTCCCATGGCGCTCATGAGGCCGCTTTCCGGAAGCGGGTCGCTTGGAATTATGACAGAGCTGATGAAAGTCCATGGCCCCGATTCCTTCATTGGAATCCTGGCATCGACCATGTACGGAAGCTCTGAGACGACGTTCTACGTGCTCGCTGTCTATTTCGGATCGGTCCAGATCAAGAATACCCGTCACGCAGTGCCGGCAGGCTTGATCGCCGATGTCTTCGGCATGCTCGGTGCCGTGCTGATCTGCAGAATTCTATTCGGAGCATAAATGAAATCGACTGTGCGGCCTTTCGAGATACTTCTTATTTGGGGTTTGCTGGCTTTCGCGTTCCATGAAGCGATCGCTCAAACTCCCTTGGGGCAGCCCTCGCGGTTCTCAGCGCTGAAGGATCAACAGTCGATCACCGGCGGCGTTGGCATGACGATCATCGATGGGAAGCCGTATTACCTCTTCAATCTTACACCTGAGCTTTCGTTTGGGAAAATCGGCGTTGGGCTGGACATCAATATCCGCGTTGGCGAAGACGGGAAGGTGCGCCACGAGGATTTTAAGGATGCCTACAGTTACCTCCGGCTCATCCGGTATCTCCGCTACGGTGCGAAACATGAACCCTTGTATGCCCGCGTAGGGTCACTCGACTACTCTCGCATCGGTCACGGCTCTATCATGTACATGTATCGGAACACGGCAAGTTACGATCTGAGAAAGGTTGGAGTCGAGTTTGACGCTGATTTTCAAAAGGTCGGTTTCGAGTCGATGTACAGCGATGTTGCCGGCCGAGGCGTCCTCGGCCTTCGCGGGTACGCGCGGCCTCTGCAATTCACAGATGCCGTTGCCCTGCCGATTATCGGCGGGCTCGAGGCAGGCGTGACCTTCGCTTCGGACCTGAACGCCAACGCGAACCAAACATGGGGAGACGCGCGTGGGAGCACTGGCAGCGCTCAGGGAGGAGGAGCGCTTTCGGTCATCGGTGTTGACCTAGGACTTCCTCTCCTGTCCCACGACGTTGTGCATTCCACCCTGTATGCCGACTATGCGAAGATCCTCACGTACGGGAGCGGAGCTACCGTCGGAATTAATCTAGAGCTAAGAGGGCTCGGCCTTGTGACTTTTGACGCGAAATACGAGAGACGGTTCGTGGGAGATCATTTCGTTCCATCCTATTTTGACGCGTTCTATGAGAGAGACAGGTATCAACTTCTCGACACGACGCGGTTCATAAGCAAGGCACAGATGTTGAAAGGGGCGCAATCGTACGACGGCTATTTTGGAGAACTGCTGATCAGCATCCTCAACACATTCAATATCGTCGGAGGATACCAGGCTCCTGTAGGAGTGCCGAATGGCGGCACGCTTCACCTCGAACTTGAGACGATGAAAGCGCTGCCGGGCATTCTTTTCAACGCCGGATACGATAAGAAGAACGTGGGAGCGATTTTCAAACTTGACAACAATTCACTCCTCTATGCTCAGGTCGGCTATCAGCCCATGCCATACCTCGTTGTGTCGATGCTCTATCAATGGACGTTTTCCGAAGTGCGTGATGAAGTGACGGGAAAAGTCACCGGCTACGAGCCGCAGAAGCGGATTGAGCCCAGAGTTGGATTCGTTGTTCACTTCTGAGTATGATCGAGGCAGGGTTGAAGGGCTTTTTAGTTGCTTTTCTTGGGTTGAGTGGCTATCTTTTTTCCGCCGTAATGGGTCTGCAGCTCTGATATTTGCACACGGCACGCATCGCTGCATCCCTTCCGCGTTGTTCACTCATTTGAATATCTTGCTATGTCCCTTCTGAATAAGCTCGTAGTCACCGCGATGCCGCTCATCCCGAAGGCTATCGTGGGTCGGGTCGCGGCGCGGTACATCGCCGGCACGACACTCGCCGATGGCGTCAAGACCGTGAAGAGGCTCAATCAGGCGGGGATGATGACGACCATGGACCTTCTGGGCGAAGACGTGAACGACGCCCGCGAGGCGCAGGCGGTTCGTGACAACATCCTCCCGATTCTCCAGGCCATCCACCAGAACTCACTCAATTCCAATGTCTCGATCAAGCCAACGCAATTGGGGTTGAGCATCGACAAGGAACTGGGGCGCAAGAACATCCGGGCGATTCTTGAGGAGGCCCGAAAGCTGGGAAATTTTGTGCGGATCGACATGGAGGACGCCCAGACCACCGACAACACGCTTGAGATTTACCGGAAACTCAAAGGGGAAGGGTTTTCGAATACCGGGGTCGTTATCCAGTCCTATCTTCACCGGAGTGAGTCCGACGTGCGTGCCCTGGTCAGAGAAGGCGCGAACTTCCGGCTCTGCAAGGGTATCTACAATGAATCTCCCGCGATCGCTTTCAAGGGCCGCCAGGAAATCCGCGACAACTTCATGAAGCTGCTGAAGATCATTCTCGAGGGGGGATCGTACGTCGGGATTGCGACGCACGACGATTTCCTCATCGACGGCGCGATGAAGCTCATCCAGAAACTCGGTCTGAAACCGGCGCAGTATGAATTCCAGATGTTGCTCGGCGTCCGTGAATCCAGGCGCGATGAAATCGTGCGGGCCGGACACAGGCTGCGGGTCTATGTGCCGTACGGAGAACAATGGTATGCGTATTCGACACGCCGCCTGAAAGAAAACCCGGCGATGGCATGGTATATTACCAAGGCAATATTTATTCGTTGAACCAGTTTTCTCTAACCCATAAGCGAAGGAGACAGATATGGCAGATACGAAGAGCGGTGGCGGGGGCGGACCGGTGTTCAGACCGTTCGTTCCTGTCGAGACCGACATGAAGGAGTTCACCGTCCGCGCGCTGATCATCGGCCTGGTGATGTGCGTGGTCCTCGGCGCGGCGAACGCCTACCTCGGTCTCAAAGCAGGCATGACGATAGCCGCGACCTACCCGGCCGCGGTAATCGGCATGGCAATCCTGCGAATCTACAAAGGCTCGCTTCTCGAAGAGAACTTTGCCCGTACCGTCGGTTCAATCGGCGAGTCCGTCGCGGCCGGAGCGATCTTCACCATTCCGGCGTTTGTCGTTCTGCAGCTCTGGAAGTTCGATACCGCCAACATGCTTACCGAATATCTCACTGCAAGTGCGTTGATGATTCTCGGCGGCATCCTCGGAATAATGTTTGTCACGATTCTTCGGAAAGTGATGGTCGAAGATTCCTCGCTGCCGTTCCCGGAATCGGTGGCGGCAAGCGAGATTCACAAAGCAGGGCAGCGGGGGACGGAAGCCGCGATGCAGCTGTTCAAGGCGATGGGCGTTGGGGCACTGGTCAAGCTGCTCTCAAGAGCCGACATCGGCACCAAGGACGGACTCGGAGCTTTCTTCTATCAGAACAGTTTTCAAATTCCTGTCGGGAAGCTGAAAGAAAGCCTCGTCCGTCTCGGACTCACGAAGGATTCCAACATAGTCCCGGCTGGCGGAATCACGACGTTCTCAGCCCCTGACATCACGCCTGCCTACATAGGCGTCGGATACATTATTGGCCCCGAGCTGGGCGCGCTGAACTTCGCTGGCGGTTTGCTGGCATGGGGTCTGTTTGTTCCTCTGCTTGTCTTCTTCCTTGGCCCCCACATGATTGACAAGTACACCGCGGTTGACGGGACGCAGAACTGGCCGGCATTGACAGGACACCTCTACCGGTTTATCGTGCGTCCGATTGCTGTCGGCGGCATGCTCGTTGGTGCGTGTTTCACTCTGTGGCGGATGCGCAAGAACCTTCTCCTTGGAATCAAGAGGGGTGTCGCAGACGTTCGCAAAGCGGCTTCTTCCGAAACGACGACACTTCGCACCGAGAAAGACCTTTCCTTCCGGGTGGTTCTCCTCGGGATCGTCGTTGTCTTCATCCTTATGATAGCGCTCTATTTCTATTTTACTCAGGCTATCGGCGGCGCTATCCTGGCCGCCATCGTCATGCTCGTCACCGGTTTCTTCTTCGCGGCGGTTTCGGGAAACCTGGTCGGCATGATCGGTTCTTCCAACAATCCCATCTCGGGCCTGACGCTGGCCACCACGGTCGTTGCAGCATTGACGATGGTCGTCGTCGGAGTTCACGGCGTTCAGGGGGTCGCTGCGGTTCTCGGTGTCGCTGCGGTAGTTTGCGTCTCTTCTGCTGTCGCAGGCGAGATGCTGCAGGATCTGAAAGTCGGACATATCCTGGGAGGAACACCATGGAAAATGCAGATCGGTGACATTATTGGCGTCATTCTGGCGGGTCTTGTGATGTTCTTCCCGTTGTACGTTCTTCACAATTCAGATCTCGCTCTCAACCCTCTTACAGGAGGCTTCGGAAGCAAGAATCTTCCCGCTCCCCAGGCCGGCTTGATGGCAGCTCTTTCTCAGGGCATTGTCGGCGGCGAGATGGCATGGCCCCTCGTCATCGTTGGAATCGCCATGGGCGTGGTGCTGATCCTCATCAAGGTGCGCAGTCCGATGTTGTTCTCCGTCGGCATGTACCTTCCGCTCGGGACAACGTTCGCCATCTTCATTGGCGGCCTTATCCGCGGAGTCGTGGACAAGCGTGCGAAGAAGAAAGGGTTCAACGATGCGCAGAAGGCCCGGGTAGAAAACGCGGGGATTCTTGCTGCATCCGGCCTGATCGCCGGAGAGGCATTGATGGGGCTGTTCATTGCCGCCGTCGTGTTCATTTTTGATCGCATGGGTAAGCCGCCCGAGTTCTGGGCGATGGAGGCCTTCAATGATGTCGCACCGTGGCTTGCTATAGCGTTCTTCGCGGTTCTTGCGACGTACCTCATTTTTGTTCCGTTGAAGAAAGCGGGTTCACCGGATGAACCGGCTCCTCCAACTGCGATGATGTAATCTCGTCATATGTAGTGAAGTCGAGCGGAGTAGCGCCATCAGGCCTGCTCCGCTCATTTTGTCCTTACTGGTAGGGTTCACATTGTTTGCCCGACGACAAGATAAGAAATCGATAAACCTGCTGGAACTTACACCGGTGCAGCGTGTTCCCTGGGAGACAGGGGAGAGCGGAACCGTTGTGGTACTTGTACCGAAGTTCCGCAATCCGCTGTTGGTGCGTTGGCTCGTGCCACGAATGAGGTTCCCCCACTTCCGTGTCAAGCTGGACGCGATCGGAAGTTTCGTGTGGAAAATGTGCGACGGGACGACGACCGTCGCCGAGATGGCGGGCAAAATGACAACCGAGTATGGGGATACTGCTGCGTCCGCTCAGGAACGCCTTCGTAAGTTCCTCCTGACGTTGGAGAAAACGGATCTTGTGAATCTCTACGCCGAAGCTCCTCATGCTCCGCAATGACGAAGTCTTGACAGACACTTGATGATGTGAAGTTCTACGATACGGCTGCAAATGTGCAGCAACAACGAAATCTTAAGGAGATCTACCAATGCCAAACCCAATTGAAGGTCTGAAGCCCGAAGGCGTGTGGAAGTACTTTGCTGAGATCAGCAGGATCCCGCGCGGGTCGAAGAATGAGAAGCAGATCGCTGCCTATGTGATGCAGAAAGCCAAAGAGTTCGGGCTCGAGGCAAAACAGGACAAGTTCATGACGGTGGTGGTGCGAAAGCCGGCCTCGCCCGGATACGAGAACCGCCCGATGGTGTGCCTCCAGGGGCATCTCGACATGGTGTGCGAGAAGAACAACGACAAAGCCCACGATTTTGAAAAAGACCCGATCGAACTCGTTCGCAACGGCAATATCATGATGGCGAATGGTACGACGCTCGGGGCGGACAACGGTATCGCCGTCGCCGCAAATCTTGCCATCATGGAAGACAAGTCGCTCGTGCACGGACCGTTGGAATTTCTGTTTACGATCGACGAAGAAACCGGGTTGACCGGCGCTACGAACCTGAAGCCGGGTTTTGTCCAAAGCAAGATTCTGATGAACCTCGACTCAGAGGAAGAGGGGGAACTGTATGTCGGCTGCTCGGGCGGAAGGAACACTACCGGTATCTGGAAAGTCGATTTCGAGAACGCGCCCGGAAAGACCGTCTGCACCGTGATCCGTGTGAAGGGGCTGAAGGGGGGGCACTCAGGATTGGAAATCGACAAAGGACGAGGCAATTCTATCAAGATCCTCAACCGCGTGCTGATTGCGCTGAGCGATCTCGGTGGGCGGCTTGCGAATATTGAGGGGGGGAACAAGAGCAACGCGATTCCCAGGGAGGCCGAAGCTCTGGTGTATATCCCCGCGGCCAAATTGAACCAGGCGAAGAAAGTTGTGGCTGCTTATCAGCACACAACCAAGGCAGAGTTGGCTAGTGTGGAGCCGGATCTGGCAATCGAAATAGAAGTGCGCAAGGATGTGAAGAGGGGAAAAGTGGTGAAGAAACAGCAGCAGGCGCTCGTGTTGAAAACGATTTCGGGGTTGCCGCATGGTGTCATCAAGATGAGCGCGGACATCCCGGGTTTGGTTGAGACATCAACAAACGTCGCGGTCATTCGCACCGAAAAGGGAAAGATATCCCTCATTACCAGTCAGCGCAGTTCTGTTGCGTCGGAGATCATTGAAGTCTGCCAGATGGTAGGTTGCGTGTTCGAGCTCGGCGGCGCCAAAGTCGAACGCAATGAAGGGTATCCCGGCTGGAAACCGAATCTCGATTCGCCGATTTTGAAGACGGCGAAGGCGACGTATAAGTCGCTCTACGGCAAGGAGCCCGCAGTGAAAGCGATTCACGCCGGACTTGAATGCGGTATCATCGGTGAAAAGTATCCTGGAATGGACATGGTCTCCTTCGGACCGACAATGCAGGCTGTTCATTCGCCGGATGAGAAGATCTACA
Coding sequences within:
- a CDS encoding DUF92 domain-containing protein: MSARFLTAVLFGFLAAAASCAARLLTLSGSLATFILAVIIYGTGGWRWTVPIVTFFLLSSLLSRYGRSQKTMFDEVFEKSSTRDWGQVLANGGVAGLIAVLSGLFPLYDFYPLYLGSLAAVTADTWSTEIGVLGKGRTYSVVSFRPVEPGTSGGVSEYGSMGGAVGAAVVALSGYPWYTELRTTLVVVTAGIAGSLADSLLGATVQAQFKCVVCEKTTERKIHCGKTTKLARGIPWFGNDVVNGLCALAGALVVWGLLLLRL
- a CDS encoding DNA methyltransferase; amino-acid sequence: MASFTSGNDVDILEAIDRLLEVGRIRTVHSGIRSLKERLSSDSNTILTLGSSNDESPLASIPRDHFLSQLDQIERTKTLPRARYYLDRLKRSLIKVKTRKINDINLNRWKEYKTILTDSLWLLDRRDGTGGHSSWYWGNFIPQIPHQLMMRYTKSGDWVLDAFAGSGTTLLEAQRLKRNCIGIELQSSVAKKVGQTLKGNHAESTGTIVGLEVGDSRTINIKQVLRKYETQSVQLVILHPPYHNIIQFSKSRRDLSNTRTPEDFAEQFGAVVDNVTPALDDGRMLAVVIGDKYEKGEWKPLGFMVMNEVLKRNYKLKSIVVKNFEETMGKRSQKELWRFRALAGGFYLFKHEYIFIFQKG
- a CDS encoding spore maturation protein; this translates as MGDLFRAIINVVSILAIPLLLLIFLGYGILKKVRVYEVFVEGAKEGFTTAIRIIPYLVAMLFAIGIFRASGALELLTALLAPATNLIGMPPETLPMALMRPLSGSGSLGIMTELMKVHGPDSFIGILASTMYGSSETTFYVLAVYFGSVQIKNTRHAVPAGLIADVFGMLGAVLICRILFGA
- a CDS encoding proline dehydrogenase family protein; this encodes MSLLNKLVVTAMPLIPKAIVGRVAARYIAGTTLADGVKTVKRLNQAGMMTTMDLLGEDVNDAREAQAVRDNILPILQAIHQNSLNSNVSIKPTQLGLSIDKELGRKNIRAILEEARKLGNFVRIDMEDAQTTDNTLEIYRKLKGEGFSNTGVVIQSYLHRSESDVRALVREGANFRLCKGIYNESPAIAFKGRQEIRDNFMKLLKIILEGGSYVGIATHDDFLIDGAMKLIQKLGLKPAQYEFQMLLGVRESRRDEIVRAGHRLRVYVPYGEQWYAYSTRRLKENPAMAWYITKAIFIR
- a CDS encoding oligopeptide transporter, OPT family, coding for MADTKSGGGGGPVFRPFVPVETDMKEFTVRALIIGLVMCVVLGAANAYLGLKAGMTIAATYPAAVIGMAILRIYKGSLLEENFARTVGSIGESVAAGAIFTIPAFVVLQLWKFDTANMLTEYLTASALMILGGILGIMFVTILRKVMVEDSSLPFPESVAASEIHKAGQRGTEAAMQLFKAMGVGALVKLLSRADIGTKDGLGAFFYQNSFQIPVGKLKESLVRLGLTKDSNIVPAGGITTFSAPDITPAYIGVGYIIGPELGALNFAGGLLAWGLFVPLLVFFLGPHMIDKYTAVDGTQNWPALTGHLYRFIVRPIAVGGMLVGACFTLWRMRKNLLLGIKRGVADVRKAASSETTTLRTEKDLSFRVVLLGIVVVFILMIALYFYFTQAIGGAILAAIVMLVTGFFFAAVSGNLVGMIGSSNNPISGLTLATTVVAALTMVVVGVHGVQGVAAVLGVAAVVCVSSAVAGEMLQDLKVGHILGGTPWKMQIGDIIGVILAGLVMFFPLYVLHNSDLALNPLTGGFGSKNLPAPQAGLMAALSQGIVGGEMAWPLVIVGIAMGVVLILIKVRSPMLFSVGMYLPLGTTFAIFIGGLIRGVVDKRAKKKGFNDAQKARVENAGILAASGLIAGEALMGLFIAAVVFIFDRMGKPPEFWAMEAFNDVAPWLAIAFFAVLATYLIFVPLKKAGSPDEPAPPTAMM
- a CDS encoding PqqD family protein, which translates into the protein MSLLVGFTLFARRQDKKSINLLELTPVQRVPWETGESGTVVVLVPKFRNPLLVRWLVPRMRFPHFRVKLDAIGSFVWKMCDGTTTVAEMAGKMTTEYGDTAASAQERLRKFLLTLEKTDLVNLYAEAPHAPQ
- a CDS encoding aminoacyl-histidine dipeptidase produces the protein MPNPIEGLKPEGVWKYFAEISRIPRGSKNEKQIAAYVMQKAKEFGLEAKQDKFMTVVVRKPASPGYENRPMVCLQGHLDMVCEKNNDKAHDFEKDPIELVRNGNIMMANGTTLGADNGIAVAANLAIMEDKSLVHGPLEFLFTIDEETGLTGATNLKPGFVQSKILMNLDSEEEGELYVGCSGGRNTTGIWKVDFENAPGKTVCTVIRVKGLKGGHSGLEIDKGRGNSIKILNRVLIALSDLGGRLANIEGGNKSNAIPREAEALVYIPAAKLNQAKKVVAAYQHTTKAELASVEPDLAIEIEVRKDVKRGKVVKKQQQALVLKTISGLPHGVIKMSADIPGLVETSTNVAVIRTEKGKISLITSQRSSVASEIIEVCQMVGCVFELGGAKVERNEGYPGWKPNLDSPILKTAKATYKSLYGKEPAVKAIHAGLECGIIGEKYPGMDMVSFGPTMQAVHSPDEKIYIDTVDKFWKFLLAILRNVN